A window of Massilia sp. NR 4-1 genomic DNA:
CCACTGCCTTCGCTTCCGTGCCCTTGGCGTCCGCCAGGAACGGGTGCGTATATTCCGGGTTGGCATTTGCCAGGTTCGCAGCGATGTTCCGAATCTTGTCACTGTAGGGACGGGCGGCGCGCATACGATCCTGCGCCTTGCGCATTTTCGATGCGGCGACCATTTCCATCGCCTTGGTGATCTTCTTCGTATTCTCTACGCTCTTGATCTTGCCACGTATCTCTTTGCCTACTGCCATGAGTCCTTACTCCTTTGCGCTTGAGGGCGGCCCGTCGCCAGGCCGCCGTGCATCTTAGAATGCGCCGGATTTCTTGAAATCAGCAATGGCGGCCGACAGCGCAGCTTCGGCGTCTTTGTCCAGTTGCTTGGTTTCTTCGATCTTGGTCAGCAGAGCAGCGTGCTTGGCCTTCAGGAACGAGTGCAGACCAGCTTCGAACGCCAGCACTTGCTTCACAGCGATATCGTCCAGGAAGCCCTTGTTCACGGCGAACAGCGAGGCGCCCATCAGGGAGATCGACAGCGGCGAGTACTGGGACTGCTTCAGCAGTTCGGTCACGCGGGCACCGCGGTCCAGCTGCTTACGGGTCGATTCGTCCAGGTCGGAAGCGAACTGCGCGAACGCCGCCAGTTCACGGTACTGTGCCAAGTCGGTACGGATACCGCCGGACAGGCCCTTGATGACTTTGGTCTGCGCTGCACCACCCACGCGCGACACCGAGATACCGGCGTTAATCGCAGGACGGATACCGGAGTTGAACAGCGAGGTTTCCAGGAAGATCTGGCCGTCGGTAATCGAAATCACGTTGGTTGGCACGAAGGCGGACACGTCGCCAGCCTGGGTTTCGATGATCGGCAGCGCGGTCAGGGAACCGGTCTTGCCTTTGACTTCGCCTTTGGTGAAGGCTTCGACGTAGTCGGCGTTCACACGGGCGGCGCGTTCCAGCAGGCGCGAGTGCAGGTAGAACACGTCGCCTGGGTACGCTTCGCGGCCTGGTGGGCGGCGCAGCAGCAGGGAGATCTGACGGTAGGCAACAGCTTGCTTGGACAGGTCATCGTACACGATCAGGGCGTCTTCGCCGCGGTCGCGGAAGTATTCGCCCATGGTGCAGCCGGAGTAGGCCGAGATGTACTGCATGGCGGCGGACTCGGAGGCCGAAGCGGCCACCACGATGGTGTATTCCAGCGCGCCGTGCTGTTCCAGGGAACGCACGATGTTCTTGATGGTCGAGGCTTTTTGGCCGATCGCCACGTAGATACAGGTCATGCCCTGACCTTTTTGGTTGATGATGGCATCAACCGCAACGGCGGACTTACCGGTCTGGCGGTCGCCAATGATCAGCTCACGCTGGCCACGGCCGATCGGCACCATGGCGTCGATCGATTTCAGGCCGGTCTGCATTGGCTGCGACACGGACTCACGGGCGATCACGCCGGGGGCGATTTTTTCGATGGGGGAAGTCAGCTTGGCGTCGACCGGACCTTTGCCGTCGATCGGCTGGCCCAGGGCGTTGACCACGCGGCCGCGCAGTTCAGGACCGACCGGCACTTCCAGAATACGGCCGGTGCACTTGACGGTGTCGCCTTCCGAGATGTGCTCGTAAGCACCCAGAATCACGGCGCCGACGGAGTCGCGCTCCAGGTTCATGGCCAGGCCGAAGGTGTTGCCTGGGAATTCCAGCATCTCGCCTTGCATCACTTCGGACAGACCGTGGATGCGGCAGATACCGTCGGCAACGGAAATTACGGTGCCTTGGTTGCGCACTTCAGCGCCGCCATCAATGCCTTGAATCCGGCTCTTGATCAGCTCGCTGATTTCAGATGGGTTGAGTTGCATACTAACTCCTAAATGTTTTCTCTCAGCTTGCGCGAGGGTATATGGGTCTGCCGAAGCGGGTGCGAATTACGCTACCAGCGCAACACGCATCTGTTGCAGCTTGGCGCGCACCGAAGTGTCCAGCACTTCATCACCTACCACCACGCGCACGCCACCGATCAGCGATGGGTCGACCGTGACGCTTGGGTTGAGCTTGCGGCTGAATTTCTTTTCCAGCGTGTTGACCAGCTCAGCCGTTTGGGCTGCGCTCATATCGAATGCGCTCGTGATCTCGGCATCGGCCGCGCCTTCCGCGCTGTTTTTCAACAGCTGGAACTGGGCGCCGATTTCCGGCAGCAATTCAATACGGCCATTTTCGATCAGCATCGACAGGAAGTTCTGCGCTTCCGCGTTGAGCGGAGCCTTCACCAATGCTTGAATGGTCGCGGCAACATCACTATCCGACACTTTCGGATTGCGTGCATACGACAGCACCTCGGGGTGGCTGCCGACCTGGGCCAGTTCGGACACCAGATCGGACCACGCCGCGAGGTTGCCGGCTTGGGCTACGCGGAAGAGGGCTTCCGCGTATGGACGAGCGACGGTTGCGAGCTCTGCCATGATTACAGCTCGGTCGCAAGGCGCGACAGCAGGTCGGCGTGGGCCGACGCGGTCACTTCGCGCTTCAGGATTTGCTCGGCGCCCTTGACGGCCAGATCGGCCACCTGGGCGCGCAGTGCTTCGCGGGCCTGGGTGATTTGCTGGTCGGCTTCGGCCTTGGCTTGCGCAATGATGCGGGCGGCTTCGGCTTGAGCGTTGGCTTTGATTTCTTCAGCGATCAGCTGAGCGCGTTTTTCAGCGTCCGCAACGCGCTGCGAAGCTTCGTCGCGGGCCGAAGCCAGGGCTTCGTTGGCGCGCTTTTCAGCGAGCACCATGGAAGCCTGGCCCTGGTCGGCAGCTGCCAGACCGTCGGCAATACGCTTGGCACGCTCATCCAGCGCATTGTTCAGCGCTGGGAATACGAATTTCATCGAGAACCATACGAGCACCGCGAAGGTGATCATCTGGCCGATGAGAGACATATTGATGTTCATACCTTGCTCCTAAAAAGAGTTTCCCCGGTTGGAGCGTGGATTACTGAGCTACTGCGGTGGCCAGGGCGGTCAGGAATGGGTTGTTGAAGGTGAACAGCAGAGCAACACCAACGCCAATCATCGAGATCGCATCCAGCAGACCAGCGATAACGAACAGCTTGGTTTGCAGTTGTGGCATCAGTTCTGGTTGACGTGCCGAAGCTTCCAGGAACTTGCCGCCCAGGATAGCGAAGCCGAGTGCGGTACCGATGGCGCCCAGGCCGATGATAATGGCAACTGCCAGAACGGTCATGCTTTGTACTTGTGCGATCAGAGCTTGCATTAGATTTCTCCTAATTTAAAAAAACGAAAGATACTAAAAAAACAAAATATAAAGTTGCTGATTAATGCTTCTCAACCGCGAGGCTAAGGTACACAACCGTCAACGCCATAAACACAAAAGCTTGCAGAGTTACAATCAAGATGTGGAAGATTGCCCATGGACCACCCAGCAGCCACTGTGCCCACCATGGCAACAACGCGATCAGGATGAAAATCAGTTCGCCGGCATACATATTGCCGAACAGTCGCAGCGACAGCGAAATTGGTTTTGCCAGCAATTCCAGCATCTGGAACAGGAAGTTGATCGGGGCCAGCAGGATGGCGGCCGGACCGTGCGCATGGAACGGCGCGGTGAACAGTTCTTTACCCCAGCCGCCGATGCCCTTGGCCTTGATGGAGAAACCGATAATGCACAGCAGCACGCCGATCGACATGCCGAAGGTGTGGTTCACGTCGGCGGTCGGCACCACGCGCAGCTTGTGCACGCCGAAGAATTCCAGCAAGCGCGGCAGGGCGTCAACCGGCAGGAAGTCCATCGCGTTCATCAGCCAGACCCAGACGAAAATGGTGATGGCGAGGGGAGCGATCACGGCGCTTTTCGCGTGGAAGGCGCTGTTGACGGTGTCATTGACCAGCTCCATGACCCATTCAACGAAGTTTTGCAGCTTGCCCGGCACGCCAGCGGTGGCGCGGCGCGAAGCCATGGAGAAAATGCCCAGGAAAACCAGGCCGAGAATGGCGGAAACCCAGAACGTATCCAGATTGATGGTGCCGTCCGCGCTTTGCAGGTGCGAAAGGTGGTGTTGGATGTATTCCGTGGCATTTGCCGGGCCTGCGTGGCCCCCAGTAGCGTGTTCAGTGGTCATAAGTTGAAATTAAGATGATTAAACCGCGAGTAATGACAACCAATACGCCATGGTCGCCACCACAAAACCCAAGATCAGCCATAACCAGGCGGCCGACTGAAACAGCACCAGTGCCAAAATAAACAGCACTGCTGTGATAAAAATCTTTATCAATTCGGCACGAAAATGCGTCCGAAAAGCTTGCTTGGCGTCAGGGTTCCCCTTGGCCACCATCAGCGCGTACGCCAGACTGCCGGCGACTGCGATTGCGCCGCCCATGGCAGCGGACCACCCTTTGCTTTCGCTCGCAAAATACGCGGTGGCGGCGGCAAACAGGACGGCGATGGTGAATTGCAGGGCAACTACTCGGTACACTGGTTTGGCAATGCTTTGCGAAGAATCACTCACTTGCCACGTTCCCAGAGATAGCCTATTGACCCAAAGACACGGGATTATAGGTTGCTTTCGGGAGCTGCGTCAAACATGCTGCGGCGCAGCATGGCACCGCAAGCAACATTGCTCGCTTTTTGGGGGCGCGAAGGCTGGGACATGCACCAGATTGGTGCATGTGACCTTGCTTAAATTGTAGGCTCAGCCGCGCAGGCGGGCGAGCACGCCGTCCAGGATTTCCAGATCGGCGAAATCGATAATCATTTGACCACGACCCTTGGTTCCCATCTTGAACACGACCGAGGTGGCCAGGGTATCGGACAACTCTTCTTCCAGACGCAGGATGTCGCCCGACTTCTCGCGCGGCTTGGCCTGCTCCTTGGCATTCTGCTCCTCCTGGCTGCGCTGGACCAGTTTTTCCGTCTCGCGCACCGACAGCCGTTTAGCCACCACCAGGTTGGCCAGCGTGATCTGGGTGGCGGCATCGACCGCCAGCAGCGCACGCGCATGGCCCATATCGATGTCGCCCGCCATCAGCATGGTTTGCACCGGCGCGGCCAGGTTCATCAGCCGCAACAGGTTCGACACCGCGCTGCGCGAACGGCCCACCGCATGGGCGGCCTGTTCATGGGTAAAGCTGAAGTCCGTGATCAGACGATGGATACCTTGGGCTTCTTCCAGCGGATTCAAGTCCTCGCGCTGCATATTTTCGATCAGGGCCATGGCGGCGGCCGTGGTGTCGTCCACGTCGCGCACCAGCACCGGCACGTTTTCCAGGCCGGCCATTTGCGCCGCGCGGAAGCGGCGTTCGCCGGCGATGATCTCGTACCTGGTCTTGCCGTTGGCCTGGCCCACCGGGCGCACCAGGATCGGCTGCATGATGCCCTGGGTCTTGATGGAAGCGGCCAGCTCGGTCAGGCTGCCTTCGTCCATGCGGGTCCGCGGCTGGTATTTGCCGGCCTGCAGTTGCTCGATCGCCAGCTCGTGCGGCTTCGCATCGGAGGCCGGATTGGATGGATCGCCGTCGCCGCCAAGCAGCGCATCGAGGCCGCGTCCGAGGCCTTTGAGTTTTTTCGTTGCCATTGAGGGGAATTCCGTAATTACATTTTCTTGATGCGTTTGACCATCTCGGCGCCGAAGGCGATATACGCCTGGGCGCCCTTCGAGCCCGGATCGAAGGTCACGCCCGGCATGCCGTAGGACGGCGCTTCGGCCAAGCGCACATTGCGCGGGATGATGGTCTTGAAGACCTTGTCGCCGAAGTGCTGCTCCAGCTGGGCCGAGACCTGCTGCGACAGCGTCATGCGCGGATCGAACATCACGCGCAGCAGGCCGATGATCTTCAGATCCTGGTTCAGGTTGGCGTGCACCTTCTTGATGGTGTTGACCAGATCGGACAAACCTTCCAGCGCATAGTACTCGCACTGCATGGGGATGATCACGCCATGGGCGGCGCACAGGCCGTTCAGCGTCAGCATGGACAGCGCGGGCGGGCAATCGATCAGGACGAAGTCGTACTCCTTGTCCACTGCGGCCAGCGCATCCTTCAGGCGGCGTTCGCGGTTATCCAGCTGCACCATCTCCACCTCGGCGCCGGCCAGCTCGCGGTTGGCGGGCAACACATCGAAGCGCCCCGCTTCCGAACGCTGGCGCGCCGTGGCCACGTCGGAGTTGCCCAGCATGACTTCATAAGTGGAAGCCTGCAGGCCGGCCTTGTTGATGCCGGCGCCCATGGTGGCATTGCCTTGCGGGTCCAGGTCGACCAGCAGCACGCGCTGGTCCAGTTTTGCCAGACCGGCGGCCAGGTTCACCGTGGTGGTGGTTTTGCCCACGCCGCCTTTTTGATTCGCTACGCAGAATATTTTCGCCATGTATCTTCTTGTTCTGTTTATACAGTTTATACGATATAAATCATTTATATAGTTTATTTAATTTACACCGTATAAACGATTTATACTGTTTATAAAGTTAAGCCTTGCCGATGAAAACCAGGTGGCGCTCCGCGTCCAGTCCCGGCACCTGCAAAGCCCGCAATTCCCGCACTTGCCACGGCTCTGGCAGCCGCTCTCTTTCCTCGGCTGGCGCCGTGCCTTTCAAGGCGATAAAGCGTCCGCCCTCGCCCAGCAGATGCCCGGACCAGTTGACGAAGTCCGACAGGTCGGCAAAGGCGCGCGAAGTGATCACGTCGAAGGGCTGCCTGACCTCCAGCTCCTGCACCTTCTTGGTGTACACCGTGACGTTGGCCAGCTTCAGCTCCGCCTTGACCTGGGTCAGGAAGGCGGTTTTCTTGTGCACCGTATCGATCATCGACACCTTCATATCCGGGCGGGCAATGGCCAGCACGATGCCTGGCAAGCCGCCCCCTGCGCCCACGTCCAGCACGTTCTGTGCACCCTCGAAGGCGGCCACGGCCGCCAGGGAATCGAGCAGATGCAGGGTCAGCATCTGCATCGGATCGCGCACGGAAGTCAGGTTGTAGACTGCATTCCACTTGTTCAGCAGGGCCAGGTAATCCAGCAATTGTTCCTGCTGGGCCTGGTTTAAATCGAGTTGCAGGCCGTCCAGGCCCTTCTTCAGCATCTGCGCCAATGCGGCGCGGTCGAACAGCCTCATTGCACCGCCTCGTCTTTCAGCGTGACGAAGCCGCCATAGCCGGCTTTCTTCAGGTGTACCAGCAGCAGCGAGATCGCCGCCGGGGTCACGCCCGAGATGCGCGAGGCTTGGCCCAGGGTTTCCGGACGGTGTTTCGCCAGCTTTTGCCGCACCTCGATCGACAGCGCGGCGATGTCCAGATAGTTGAAACCTTCCGGCAATTTCAGGTTTTCGTAGTGCTCGTGGCGCTCCACTTCCTTGATCTGGCGCTCGATATAACCGGCATATTTGAGCTGGATTTCCACCTGTTCCTGCACCGCCGCGTCCGCCACGCCGGGGCCGCCGAGGTTCTGGCCCTCGGCGCCGGTCAGCGTCACCAGGGTGTCGTAATCCACGTTCGGACGGCGCAGCAGGTCGGCCAGCGAGTATTCGCGCTCGATGGCCTGGCCGATGACGCGCTCGGATTCGGCCGCTTCCAGGATGCGTGGATTGACCCAGGTCGAGCGCAGACGCTCCAGTTCGCGCGCCACGGCTTCGCGTTTGCGGTCGAACGCTTCCCATTGCGCATCGCCGACGCAACCCAATTGGCGGCCGATTTCGGTCAGGCGCATATCGGCATTGTCCTCGCGCAGGCTGAGGCGGTACTCGGCGCGGCTGGTGAACATGCGGTACGGTTCCTGCACGCCCTGGGTGACGAGATCGTCCACCAGCACGCCCAGATAGGCTTCGGAACGGGCCGGGGTCCAGGCATCCTTGCCTTGGGTTTGCAGCGCGGCATTAATGCCCGCCAGCATGCCCTGCGCCGCCGCCTCTTCATAGCCGGTGGTACCGTTGATCTGGCCGGCGAAATACAGGCCGGAAATGGCCTTGGTTTCCAGCGAAGATTTCAGGCCGCGCGGGTCGAAATAGTCGTATTCGATGGCATAACCAGGACGCAGGATATGGGCGTTTTCCAGGCCTTTCATCGAGCGCACCAGGGCGATTTGCACATCGAACGGCAGGCTGGTGGAGATGCCGTTTGGATAGAATTCGTGGGTGGTCAGACCCTCGGGTTCCAGGAAAATCTGGTGCGATTCCTTGGCTGAAAAGCGGTGGATCTTGTCCTCGATCGAAGGACAGTAACGCGGTCCCACGCCCTCGATCACGCCGGTATACATGGGGCTGCGATCGAGGCCGCCACGGATGATGTCGTGGGTTTGCTGGTTGGTATGCGTGACCCAGCACGGCAGCTGCTGCGGGTGCATGGACGCATTGCCCATGACCGAAAACACCGGCACCGGATCGAGGTCGCCAGGCTGTTCCGTCATCTGCGTGAAGTCGATGCTGCGGCCGTCGATGCGCGGCGGCGTGCCGGTTTTCAGGCGGCCCTGCGGCAGCTTCAGCTCTTTCAGGCGGGCCGACAGGGACAGCGCGGGCGGATCGCCGGCACGGCCAGCCGAGTAGTTTTGCAGGCCGACGTGGATCTTCCCATCGAGGAAAGTACCGGCCGTCAGCACCACGGCGCGGCCCAGGAATTTGAGGCCGATCTGGGTGACGGCGCCGACCACGCGGTCGCCCTCCACTATCAGATCGTCCACCGCCTGCTGGAACAGCCACAGATTCGGCTGGTTTTCCAGGCGGGAGCGGATGGCTTGCTTGTACAGGATGCGGTCGGCCTGGGCGCGCGTGGCGCGTACTGCCGGGCCTTTGGAGGAATTCAGAATACGGAACTGAATGCCGGCTTCGTCGGTAGCAATCGCCATCGCACCGCCCATGGCATCGACCTCTTTGACCAGATGGCCTTTGCCGATACCGCCGATGGAGGGATTGCACGACATCTGGCCCAGGGTCTCAATATTATGCGTCAGCAAGAGTGTCTTCTGCCCCATACGGGCCGAAGCAAGGGCCGCTTCGGTGCCGGCATGGCCGCCGCCGACAACGATAACGTCGAATTCAGTAGGAAATAACATGGTGGAAAATTGGGTAAATCGGGGAGTTAAGACCAGATTATAGAGTCTTTTTACGGCTGCGAATTTTTTAGGCAGAAATTTTCCTGGCAATTGTTCCACGTGAAACATTAAAAAAGCGCCGGCGAAGCGGCGCTTGCTTGGTCGCCGAGTCTGCTACTCAGCTGTTCCACGTGAAACAATCACCAACGTTGCCAGGCATCAAAGCCCGTCTTCACAATCAGGATGGCCACCACCACGAGGAAGATGCGGCGCACGAAACCACTGCCATGCTTAAGTGCAAGCTTGGTCCCCAGCAAAGAACCGACCACCTGGCACACCGCCATCATCAGCCCCAGCTGCCACAACAAATGGCCGCTATAGCCGAACCACATCAGCGCCGCCAGATTGCAGGCCACATTCACCACCTTGGCCGCCGCCGAAGCGCCGAGGAAGTCGAAGCCGAAACAGCGCACAAACAGGAAGACCAGGAAGCTGCCCGTGCCTGGGCCGAAAAAGCCGTCATAAAAACCGATCAGCGCACCGACACCGATAGCCATCACCCTTTCCTTGGTGCCGGTATGCAGCGGCGCATGCACGCTGCCCAGGTCTTTCTTGCGGAAGGTATAGATCGCCACCGCGATCAGCACGAAGGGCAAAAGAATGCGCATGAAGTCGGCCGGTACCTTGGTCACCGTCACCGCGCCGAGGAAGGCAAAGATAAACGCCGTCACCGCCGCCGGCGCCGCGGCCGACCACGCCACCCTGACCCGGCGCGAATAATTCACCGCCGCAGCGGCCGTGCCAAAAATCCCCGCCAGCTTACTGGTACCGAACAGCGTGGCCGGTGCCGTCGAACTGAACGCCGAAAACAGCACTGGAATCTGGATCAATCCCCCGCCCCCAACCACCGCATCCACCAAGCCCGCAGCAAACGCCGCCACCGCCAACATCGCAAACTCAAGCATGAAACCCCGCACAACATCGTTATAAGAGGTCTCACATTGTACGGAATAAACGAAATCCGTTTGCGGCACATCAAAAAATGTCCCCCCTGGCGTCAGGCGGGACCGCCGAGGCACCAGAGGGGGACATTCTTTGATTTAGATCAGCAAATGTCCGACCACGGTACCTCGGCGGTCCCGCCTGATATCAGGGCGGGACATTTGTTGAGGAAGATCAAAGCGCCTTAGTCGGGGATGTCGATGCGGGTGCCGGTGGTGGTGATGGCGTTGGCGCCAGGAGCGCTGCTGAAAGCGGGCAGGTTGCCGGCGGTGATGGGAACCGTGGCGTCGGCGCGGGTAACGGTGCGTATCAACTGGGATGGCGGCAGCGCGCTGCTGCTGTTCTTGATGTTGGCAAACACCGCGTCCAGCGCGCGGCCCAGGTAGACATGCAGCGGGACGATGCGCGTCGGGTAGACCGAACTGAAGGAATCGAAGTGGTTGGCGTTGGTGACTTCGACGTAGCGCAGCTTGCTGCCGCTGCCTTCGGCGGCGGCATTCAATCCGACATAGGCGCGGGCGGCGTGATTGACCGGGATCAGGGCGTCGCTGCGGCCGGAGACAATGATGGCCGGTTTGCCTTTCAGATTGCCGCTGGCCTGCACTTCACCAATGCCGTTGCGGACCTTGGTGCTGAGCGCCGCCATTTCCGGCGACAATGCCGCGCCGCTGATGGCATCCACGCCCAAGGCCAGGGAACGCATGCAGAGGAAGGCGTCCAGCGACAGGTCGGCTTCACCGGTCGAAGGCGATGTGCCGAAGGCATAGGACTTCGCGCCGCCCACCGAGTTCTCATATACGGGCGTGCCGATGATGCCATTCTGTCCTGCGAAGCTGGCCGCCCTTTGCGCCGCCGTAAAGGGGATCAGGGCACCGCCAGCGTCCACGGATGAGAAACTGATGCCGCACACCCTGTCGATCACAGAGAAGCGGCCGTAGGCGTTTAAATAGGTGGTGGCGACGAGGATATTGGTCAGCGCATGCGCGCCCTGTATGACGTCGGTATCGGCCTGCCAGCCATAGGCTTTCAGACGCGCCATGGCGTCGGCCTGCTGGCTGGCCAGGTCCGCACCGTTCAGCAAACCTTTCTTCACCAGTGCCGAACAGCGCGCCGCACTGCCGGCGATGCAGTGCTGGTACAGCGCCGCGTAGGTGGCGTAATCGAACAGCGGCTTACCCTGCGCCGGTACCGCTGCCCCACCCTGCCGTATCGTGTAGCTGCCGGACTTGGGCTGGATCTGCGGTTCGGTCACGGCCACGGCATCGATCAGGCCCTTGCTGTCCTGCTCCGCCGCCAGCAGGGCCGAACCGCCGCCATTCGAAATGCTGGAAGCGATGGTCGCCGTATTCTCCGGCTTCAGACGTATCTGGTGGCTCTTGCCGTCATCGGACAGCGCACCGTATTTCTCGTTCAGGACATAGAAGGCGAACTCGATGGCCTGCAGGGTGATCTTGCCCCAGTCCTTCTCCGGATTCTGCTGCGAGTGCGCGTGCTTGAAGGCGACGCGGTTGGGATAGTCGCGCAGGAAGGCGGCGCGCTCGGCATCGGTCAGGATGGGCGCGAAGTGGGCATCCTTGCCCGCCGCCGTGCGCGTGGCGCGCACGCCGTTCTGCAGGTTCACGCTATCGTCGTCGAAGGTGTACATGCCGTTGCCGCTGCCCTTGTCGGCATAGGCCACGGCGCAGTTGTTCTTCAGCCCCCATTCGCCCGAGCTGCCGATGGCGCCATAAATTCCGCGCGAACCGCTCGACGTGCCGGTGACGATGCAGGGATTGACCGGATCGAAGCTGGCCGGCACCTGCACCAGCAAGGTCACATTCTGCTTACCGCTGCCATCGTCGGTATATGCCATGTATTCGGTGCCGGCGATCTTGCCCTCGCTTGGCGTCACCACACCGGCCGCGTTCACATTCGGCCCGTACATGGTGCCGTAACCGCTGTTGGCGGCGATATCGAGCACGGCGCGGTAATTGGCCCAGATCGCGTTGCGGCGCAGCTCAGCGGCGGTGGGGTTGTTCGGGTCGGCGTAGGCCGGCTGCGCACCGGCAAGCCCGGTCTTGCCCAGGCCCGCGGTCAGCAGGTCGTCGCTAGCGCCGTCATAGTTCTTGACGGTGATGGCACCGAGGAAGGATGGTTTGGTGTTGACGCTATCGGAGAAATCGCTGCTGCAGGATGTCAGTGCCAGCATGGCGGCGCTGGCGACGGCCAGTTTTTTGGTTTGCATATCGTGTCCTCATTCTTCGGTCATGAAAAGTGGAACCAGCAACTTGCTTGCTACAAGTACCTCTGAAAAGAAAAACGCCGGACATCGTCCGGCGCTTTCGGGTCCTGCTTCAGGCAGATCTTCTTCTGCCTGTGAGGGCGACAATCTCGCCCACGATGCCTTTCCTGAACAGCAGCACGCAGGTGACGAAAATCAGACCCGTCACCATATTCACCGCCTCGCCCAGGGTGTTGAACCATTCCACGCCGGTGTGCACTGCAACGAAGGTACCGAAGTCGCCCAGCTTGTTCTCCAACGCGATGATGATGATGGCGCCGATAATCGGCCCGACCAGGGTGCCCATGCCGCCTACGAGCGTCATCAGGATCACCAGGCCGGACATGGCCCAGTGCACATCGGTCAAGGTCTCAAAGCCCAGCACCACGGTCTTGGTGGCGCCGGCCAGCGCGGTCAGGGCGGCCGACAGCACGAAGGCCATCAGCTTGTATTTGTCGACGTCGTAGCCGAGCGAGATGGCGCGCGGCTCGTTTTCCTTGATCGCCTTCAGGGTCTGGCCGAAGGGCGAATGCACAGTGCGCATGATGAGGGCAAAGCCGCCCACCGCGATCGCCAGCACCACGTAGTACATGGCCAGATCGTTTTGCAGGTCCAGCATGCCGAGCAGCTTGCCGCGCGGGACGCCTTGCAAGCCATCTTCGCCGCCCGTGAAATCGGTGAAGCGCAGGCCGGCGAAATACACCATCTGCGCCAGCGCCAGCGTGATCATGGAGAAGTAAATGCCCTGGCGGCGGATCGCCAGCGATCCCATGACAAAGCCGATCAGCGCGCCCGCCGCCACGCCGGTCAGCAGCGCCAGCTCGAACGGCAAGCCCCAGTTGCGCAGCGCGTTGCCGGTGGCGTAGCCGGCCGCGCCGAAAAAGGCCGCGTGGCCGAAGGACAGCAGTCCGGTAAAGCCGATCAGCAGATTGAAGGCGCAGGCAAACAGCGCAAAGCACAGCAGCTTCATCAGGAAGACCGGATAGCCGATAAAGGGCGCGGCCAGGGTCAAGGCAAAGGCAATCGCGTAGCCGATTTTCTTGTTCATTCCAGACTCCCTTATTTCTCTTTGCCGAACAGGCCGGCCGGACGCAGCAGCAGCACGATCACCATCACCACGAAAACCACAGTGGACGAACCTTCGGGGTAAAAGACCTTGGTCAAGCCTTCGATCACCCCCAGTCCAAGCCCGGTCAGGATCGATCCCATGATGGAACCCATGCCGCCGATCACCACCACGGCGAACACCACGATAATCA
This region includes:
- the atpA gene encoding F0F1 ATP synthase subunit alpha, encoding MQLNPSEISELIKSRIQGIDGGAEVRNQGTVISVADGICRIHGLSEVMQGEMLEFPGNTFGLAMNLERDSVGAVILGAYEHISEGDTVKCTGRILEVPVGPELRGRVVNALGQPIDGKGPVDAKLTSPIEKIAPGVIARESVSQPMQTGLKSIDAMVPIGRGQRELIIGDRQTGKSAVAVDAIINQKGQGMTCIYVAIGQKASTIKNIVRSLEQHGALEYTIVVAASASESAAMQYISAYSGCTMGEYFRDRGEDALIVYDDLSKQAVAYRQISLLLRRPPGREAYPGDVFYLHSRLLERAARVNADYVEAFTKGEVKGKTGSLTALPIIETQAGDVSAFVPTNVISITDGQIFLETSLFNSGIRPAINAGISVSRVGGAAQTKVIKGLSGGIRTDLAQYRELAAFAQFASDLDESTRKQLDRGARVTELLKQSQYSPLSISLMGASLFAVNKGFLDDIAVKQVLAFEAGLHSFLKAKHAALLTKIEETKQLDKDAEAALSAAIADFKKSGAF
- a CDS encoding F0F1 ATP synthase subunit delta, whose amino-acid sequence is MAELATVARPYAEALFRVAQAGNLAAWSDLVSELAQVGSHPEVLSYARNPKVSDSDVAATIQALVKAPLNAEAQNFLSMLIENGRIELLPEIGAQFQLLKNSAEGAADAEITSAFDMSAAQTAELVNTLEKKFSRKLNPSVTVDPSLIGGVRVVVGDEVLDTSVRAKLQQMRVALVA
- a CDS encoding F0F1 ATP synthase subunit B, producing the protein MNINMSLIGQMITFAVLVWFSMKFVFPALNNALDERAKRIADGLAAADQGQASMVLAEKRANEALASARDEASQRVADAEKRAQLIAEEIKANAQAEAARIIAQAKAEADQQITQAREALRAQVADLAVKGAEQILKREVTASAHADLLSRLATEL
- the atpE gene encoding F0F1 ATP synthase subunit C; the encoded protein is MQALIAQVQSMTVLAVAIIIGLGAIGTALGFAILGGKFLEASARQPELMPQLQTKLFVIAGLLDAISMIGVGVALLFTFNNPFLTALATAVAQ
- the atpB gene encoding F0F1 ATP synthase subunit A — its product is MTTEHATGGHAGPANATEYIQHHLSHLQSADGTINLDTFWVSAILGLVFLGIFSMASRRATAGVPGKLQNFVEWVMELVNDTVNSAFHAKSAVIAPLAITIFVWVWLMNAMDFLPVDALPRLLEFFGVHKLRVVPTADVNHTFGMSIGVLLCIIGFSIKAKGIGGWGKELFTAPFHAHGPAAILLAPINFLFQMLELLAKPISLSLRLFGNMYAGELIFILIALLPWWAQWLLGGPWAIFHILIVTLQAFVFMALTVVYLSLAVEKH
- a CDS encoding ATP synthase subunit I, which produces MSDSSQSIAKPVYRVVALQFTIAVLFAAATAYFASESKGWSAAMGGAIAVAGSLAYALMVAKGNPDAKQAFRTHFRAELIKIFITAVLFILALVLFQSAAWLWLILGFVVATMAYWLSLLAV
- a CDS encoding ParB/RepB/Spo0J family partition protein; protein product: MATKKLKGLGRGLDALLGGDGDPSNPASDAKPHELAIEQLQAGKYQPRTRMDEGSLTELAASIKTQGIMQPILVRPVGQANGKTRYEIIAGERRFRAAQMAGLENVPVLVRDVDDTTAAAMALIENMQREDLNPLEEAQGIHRLITDFSFTHEQAAHAVGRSRSAVSNLLRLMNLAAPVQTMLMAGDIDMGHARALLAVDAATQITLANLVVAKRLSVRETEKLVQRSQEEQNAKEQAKPREKSGDILRLEEELSDTLATSVVFKMGTKGRGQMIIDFADLEILDGVLARLRG
- a CDS encoding ParA family protein, with protein sequence MAKIFCVANQKGGVGKTTTTVNLAAGLAKLDQRVLLVDLDPQGNATMGAGINKAGLQASTYEVMLGNSDVATARQRSEAGRFDVLPANRELAGAEVEMVQLDNRERRLKDALAAVDKEYDFVLIDCPPALSMLTLNGLCAAHGVIIPMQCEYYALEGLSDLVNTIKKVHANLNQDLKIIGLLRVMFDPRMTLSQQVSAQLEQHFGDKVFKTIIPRNVRLAEAPSYGMPGVTFDPGSKGAQAYIAFGAEMVKRIKKM